From a single Apium graveolens cultivar Ventura chromosome 2, ASM990537v1, whole genome shotgun sequence genomic region:
- the LOC141705180 gene encoding protein DELAY OF GERMINATION 1-like, giving the protein MTTTFQRYTEKWEEQLRELVKNLKKCRNQTATVEENNNRLLRVVEKVVTHLSEYYRVKSVATQHNVLSVTAVPRCTSIERSLHWINGWRPTNAGHIVYAEAIRLENKKDILHRLYTRANLGNLSPLQFRSIAFAHCEADRTQDRLSADLFSWQKDISKAMINMEEEVDFNEKLLERLVDIQQCADELRVKTVEDIVEALTPPQAVDFLLIATRLHLGLRVFGLMHDSSDE; this is encoded by the exons ATGACAACAACGTTCCAGCGTTACACCGAAAAATGGGAGGAGCAGCTACGAGAGCTagtcaaaaatctcaaaaaatGCCGAAACCAAACCGCCACAGTCGAAGAAAACAACAATCGTCTCCTCCGAGTTGTCGAAAAAGTTGTAACTCACTTGAGCGAGTATTACCGCGTTAAATCAGTTGCAACTCAGCACAACGTTCTTTCAGTGACCGCCGTGCCGCGGTGCACTAGTATCGAACGTTCGCTCCACTGGATTAATGGCTGGCGTCCAACGAACGCCGGTCATATTGTTTACGCAGAAGCAATCAGACTCGAAAACAAGAAAGATATTTTACATCGGTTGTATACTCGGGCTAATCTTGGGAACTTGAGTCCTCTTCAGTTCCGGAGCATCGCTTTTGCTCATTGCGAAGCTGATAGGACTCAGGATCGTCTTTCTGCCGACCTTTTCTCCTGGCAG AAAGACATAAGCAAGGCAATGATAAATATGGAGGAGGAGGTGGATTTTAATGAGAAGTTGCTAGAAAGGCTGGTGGATATACAGCAGTGTGCAGATGAATTGAGGGTGAAGACAGTAGAAGATATTGTGGAGGCGCTAACACCACCGCAAGCTGTGGATTTTTTGTTGATCGCAACTCGGTTGCATCTTGGTCTTCGTGTGTTTGGGCTGATGCACGACAGTAGCGATGAGTGA
- the LOC141705194 gene encoding protein DELAY OF GERMINATION 1-like encodes MGFQTFHERWHQQLDQLVEKLKNAPRPPFSDQQNNHLLDLVNNFLSHIGDYYQVKSAVAHQDVLFLLDAPWASTFERSLHWIAGWRPTTAFQVVHTKSTILFENRMLDILEGGGNPTGDLADLSSDQFKCLSDLQCVTAQDENDLSEQLSVWQDVASDMMLFNYGEDMEEKMQNLGAIVQKADELRMSTLRKVVQLLTPHQTVDFLISAANLHSLVRAWGLNHDGRNDLIN; translated from the exons ATGGGTTTCCAGACCTTTCACGAAAGATGGCACCAGCAGCTAGACCAATTAGTCGAAAAACTCAAAAATGCCCCAAGACCACCATTCTCAGACCAACAAAACAACCACCTTCTCGACCTTGTCAACAATTTTTTATCCCATATCGGAGATTATTACCAGGTCAAATCAGCTGTGGCGCACCAGGATGTTCTGTTCCTCCTGGATGCGCCGTGGGCGAGCACTTTCGAGCGCTCGCTCCACTGGATTGCGGGCTGGCGCCCCACTACTGCCTTCCAAGTAGTTCACACTAAGTCCACTATACTTTTCGAGAATCGAATGCTCGATATCCTTGAAGGCGGCGGTAATCCGACTGGAGATCTTGCTGACTTGAGTTCTGATCAGTTTAAATGTTTGAGTGATCTTCAGTGTGTTACCGCACAAGACGAGAATGATCTTAGCGAACAGCTTTCCGTCTGGCAG GATGTTGCAAGTGACATGATGCTGTTCAATTACGGCGAAGACATGGAAGAAAAGATGCAGAATCTCGGAGCAATAGTGCAGAAGGCAGACGAGCTACGAATGAGTACATTAAGGAAGGTGGTGCAGCTTCTAACACCGCACCAGACGGTGGATTTCTTGATTTCTGCAGCTAATTTACACTCACTTGTTCGTGCCTGGGGTCTAAATCACGACGGGCGCAACGACTTAATTAACTAA
- the LOC141705203 gene encoding protein DOG1-like 1 — protein sequence MGFQRFHETWQEQLQNLVNKLENAPSPPTTDEENNQLYHLVQKFMSHVGDYNLVKSAVAQQDVPLVMAAPWATAFERSLHWIGGWRPTTAFHIIHTKSTVLVESRIDNMINGGGTCMTGGLSDLSADQFTDLSHLQCQTVHEEIGLSDQLSLWQDSASEILLMKYEEADFEEKMKDLAVILQKADELRLKTLREVVQLLTPQQAVEFLISAFNLYSTVCDLGFNHERQHCAN from the exons ATGGGGTTCCAGAGGTTCCATGAAACTTGGCAGGAGCAGCTGCAGAATCTCGTAAATAAGCTCGAAAATGCCCCGAGTCCACCGACCACCGACGAAGAAAACAACCAGCTCTACCACCTTGTCCAAAAATTCATGTCTCACGTAGGAGACTATAACCTAGTCAAGTCGGCTGTGGCACAACAAGATGTTCCCCTCGTGATGGCTGCTCCGTGGGCGACCGCTTTTGAGCGGTCGCTCCACTGGATAGGGGGCTGGCGCCCCACCACTGCTTTTCACATCATTCACACCAAGTCTACTGTTCTTGTTGAGTCGCGCATAGACAACATGATCAACGGAGGTGGTACTTGTATGACAGGCGGTCTTAGTGACTTGAGTGCTGACCAGTTTACTGATCTTAGCCATCTTCAGTGTCAAACTGTTCACGAAGAAATTGGCCTCAGCGACCAACTTTCCCTTTGGCAG GATAGTGCAAGCGAGATCTTGCTAATGAAGTACGAGGAAGCGGATTTCGAGGAGAAGATGAAAGATCTGGCCGTGATTTTGCAGAAGGCAGATGAGCTGAGGTTAAAGACGTTAAGGGAGGTGGTGCAGCTTTTAACACCGCAACAAGCCGTGGAGTTCTTGATTTCAGCTTTTAACTTGTACTCCACTGTTTGTGACTTGGGTTTTAATCATGAGCGTCAACACTGCGCTAACTGA
- the LOC141706539 gene encoding uncharacterized protein LOC141706539 has protein sequence MQKVKISPLSSLLRLEPDPKLALNLFLNPNPDTNPPPNPNVKPKPFRHSLLSYDLIITKLGRAKMIAEMELIVERMKRETRFVPTEIIFCNIINYYARARLPDRALRIYDQIPSFRCRRTVKSFNTLLNGLIYCKMFDKVSELVRDIYVYAQPDVCTCNILINVAFNFGDLGSARKVFDEMSKRGVLPNVVTFGTMVNGLCRNGMLDEAFKMKEEMVEVFNLRPSVSVYVALIKGLCKVGEVELAFGLKKEMEENEVKLESSVYSTLVAALFKAGRRGEVSGLLDEMKVRGCKPDVVYYNSLINGYCNDGDFELAFGLLKEMVEEGVKPDVVTYNTIIGAYCRQGKLREANDLFDELPSRECKPDVNTYRMLFDGLRECMQLEEAACILDEMVFKGFFPRDTSASDYMDKLVEKGEMKLVWKALNNLAKGILIDVGTWNRVISMVCEQEKISDTCSAIDTLTLKSSNPASIN, from the coding sequence ATGCAGAAAGTAAAAATCTCACCATTATCGTCTCTACTGAGACTCGAACCTGACCCGAAACTCGCGCTTAATCTCTTCCTTAATCCCAATCCCGACACTAATCCTCCTCCTAATCCCAATGTTAAACCCAAACCATTCCGTCACTCACTCCTTTCATATGATCTAATAATTACGAAACTCGGGCGCGCCAAAATGATAGCCGAAATGGAATTAATTGTCGAGCGGATGAAGCGCGAGACGCGCTTCGTCCCGACAGAAATAATTTTTTGTAACATAATTAATTATTACGCTCGTGCTCGATTGCCTGATCGAGCACTGCGTATTTATGATCAAATCCCGTCTTTTCGGTGTCGTAGAACCGTTAAATCTTTTAATACATTGTTGAATGGATTGATTTATTGTAAGATGTTTGATAAGGTTAGTGAGCTTGTTAGAGATATTTATGTGTATGCGCAACCGGATGTTTGTACTTGTAATATTTTGATAAATGTGGCGTTTAATTTTGGGGATTTGGGTAGTGCACggaaggtgtttgatgaaatgtcgaAGAGAGGAGTTTTGCCGAATGTGGTTACGTTCGGGACGATGGTTAACGGGCTTTGTAGGAACGGGATGTTGGACGAGGCGTTTAAGATGAAGGAAGAGATGGTTGAGGTTTTTAATTTGAGGCCTAGTGTGTCGGTTTATGTTGCGTTGATTAAGGGGCTTTGTAAGGTTGGTGAGGTGGAATTGGCGTTCGGGTTGAAGAAGGAGATGGAGGAAAATGAAGTGAAGTTGGAGAGTAGTGTTTATTCGACTTTGGTTGCTGCGTTGTTTAAGGCTGGTAGGAGAGGGGAGGTTTCGGGGTTGTTGGATGAAATGAAAGTACGTGGATGTAAGCCTGATGTTGTGTATTATAATTCGTTGATAAATGGGTATTGTAATGACGGGGATTTTGAATTGGCATTTGGTTTGTTGAAGGAGATGGTTGAGGAGGGAGTTAAGCCGGATGTTGTTACTTATAATACTATTATTGGGGCGTATTGTAGGCAAGGAAAATTGAGAGAAGCGAATGATTTATTTGATGAGTTGCCAAGCCGGGAATGCAAGCCGGATGTAAATACGTACAGGATGCTTTTTGACGGGCTCCGTGAATGTATGCAGTTGGAGGAAGCTGCATGTATATTGGATGAGATGGTGTTCAAGGGATTTTTTCCTCGTGATACTAGTGCAAGTGATTATATGGATAAGTTGGTGGAGAAAGGTGAAATGAAGTTGGTGTGGAAAGCTCTGAATAATCTTGCAAAAGGAATCCTTATAGATGTCGGAACATGGAACAGAGTGATCTCTATGGTGTGCGAACAGGAGAAAATTTCAGATACGTGCAGCGCTATTGATACTCTGACTTTGAAAAGCAGCAATCCAGCTTCAATAAATTAA